From Mercenaria mercenaria strain notata chromosome 17, MADL_Memer_1, whole genome shotgun sequence, the proteins below share one genomic window:
- the LOC123537616 gene encoding protein kinase C and casein kinase substrate in neurons protein 2-like isoform X9, whose protein sequence is MASIIRRLSNAERGKVARVSQEPSSDTGVISEMSINNGDEPVQASSDSFWEVGKYARTVTRIDNGYKLCSSLKQLITSRAEIEKAYAKQLSQWSKKWNDFLDKGPEYGTTQGAWRGVLEESDKLADLHTEVGDKLVNNVTTSIKQWQKENYHKSMMHFKETKELDDQFKKVQKPWEKKLNKVLTAKKDYHAACRNEKSTANQENNARADTAMSSDQIESGTASPRLKKLQEKLKKCQIEVESTQEKYNACLNDLNGYNSKYIEDMTEVFEKCQAFERQRIDFFKKIMFDIHQCLDLSVDSRYSSVYTTLHSTISNTDADKDLRWWSNNHGADMAMAWPVFEEYSPDLKPIHGKEKKSQISTSEGGITITSIKQNPDHFVPSTSSTTNNRQTSRTSTHSQQSHSSQQGYNNTVAETSDTVNTNASRQDSYDESLNPFGGEEKVDTEVLLRHHR, encoded by the exons AGGTAAAGTTGCTCGAGTATCTCAGGAACCTTCATCAGATACTGGCGTGATTAGCGAAATGTCGATAAACAACGGGGACGAGCCTGTACAGGCGTCCAGTGACAGCTTCTGGGAAGTGGGAAAATATGCTAGAACTGTGACCAGAATTGACAATGGATATAAACTTTGTAGTAGTTTAAAACAGTTAATTACCTCACGAGCTGAGATTGAAAAAGCTTATGCTAAACAATTATCACAGTGGTCAAAAAAATGGAATGATTTCTTGGATAAAG GTCCAGAGTATGGTACAACACAAGGCGCATGGCGGGGAGTGCTGGAAGAATCAGACAAACTTGCTGATTTACACACCGAGGTTGGCGACAAACTGGTCAACAACGTTACAACATCAATCAAACAATGGCAAAAGGAAAACTATCACAAGTCCATGATGCACTTCAAGGAAACAAAAGAACTTGACGATCAGTTCAAAAAG GTACAAAAACCGTGGGAGAAGAAGTTGAACAAAGTGCTAACAGCAAAGAAAGATTACCATGCAGCATGTAGAAATGAGAAGAGTACAGCAAATCAGGAAAATAACGCACGGGCTGACACTGCCATGTCATCAGATCAG ATTGAGTCGGGCACGGCTTCACCACGG TTAAAGAAGTTGCAAGAGAAGTTGAAAAAATGTCAGATAGAGGTAGAATCAACTCAGGAGAAATACAACGCCTGCTTGAATGATCTGAATGGATATAACTCAAAATATATAGAAGATATGACTGAG GTGTTTGAAAAATGTCAAGCTTTTGAGAGACAAAGAATAGATTTTTTCAAGAAgataatgtttgatattcatcaaTGTTTAGACCTCTCTGTAGATTCAAG ATATTCATCAGTATACACAACGCTCCATTCCACAATAAGTAATACAGATGCAGACAAAGATCTCCGCTGGTGGTCAAACAATCATGGTGCTGATATGGCTATGGCTTGGCCAGTATTTGAG GAGTATTCACCAGATTTAAAACCCATACACGGTAAGGAGAAGAAGTCACAGATTTCGACAAGCGAGGGTGGCATCACTATAACCAGCATCAAACAGAACCCGGACCACTTTGTTCCGTCAACATCATCCACCACGAACAACCGACAAACTAGCCGTACCTCAACTCACTCCCAGCAATCTCATTCATCACAACAGGGCTACAACAACACGGTGGCAGAAACGTCCGATACAGTGAATACGAATGCTTCCAG GCAGGACTCGTATGACGAGTCGTTAAATCCGTTTGGCGGTGAAGAAAAAGTAGATACTGAGG
- the LOC123537616 gene encoding protein kinase C and casein kinase substrate in neurons protein 1-like isoform X4: MSINNGDEPVQASSDSFWEVGKYARTVTRIDNGYKLCSSLKQLITSRAEIEKAYAKQLSQWSKKWNDFLDKGPEYGTTQGAWRGVLEESDKLADLHTEVGDKLVNNVTTSIKQWQKENYHKSMMHFKETKELDDQFKKVQKPWEKKLNKVLTAKKDYHAACRNEKSTANQENNARADTAMSSDQIESGTASPRLKKLQEKLKKCQIEVESTQEKYNACLNDLNGYNSKYIEDMTEVFEKCQAFERQRIDFFKKIMFDIHQCLDLSVDSRYSSVYTTLHSTISNTDADKDLRWWSNNHGADMAMAWPVFEVPTTGKVTKKKRQYDAGLIAKAYEDVVSSGMSVYKAARLYGIPESTLRDRTLGIQPVTGEKENLPSCGPSPIFTAQEEQKLVEHSSDMASIGYGYTRAEFLSLAFEWAVTLGRKKQSDPEFAASWYTGFKRRNPDFTLAKPQRRSIGTAKTAPSTISIGSTGEEEQSISDNLEPAEHVSFFDSKKILKVLETSEGTRKRRATITCDLSSPSKKMLMTPVEIEVTIKDKNVLELPGPSGEKDVPKKSTKRVQKAPLSPIPGPSGDSNSLESEEDLDSEDITEKDLCCVCGKFTPEPMNMTDTLELVQWGQCDKCGHWTHLKYCCNVKILRKHEEFLCHHCV, translated from the exons ATGTCGATAAACAACGGGGACGAGCCTGTACAGGCGTCCAGTGACAGCTTCTGGGAAGTGGGAAAATATGCTAGAACTGTGACCAGAATTGACAATGGATATAAACTTTGTAGTAGTTTAAAACAGTTAATTACCTCACGAGCTGAGATTGAAAAAGCTTATGCTAAACAATTATCACAGTGGTCAAAAAAATGGAATGATTTCTTGGATAAAG GTCCAGAGTATGGTACAACACAAGGCGCATGGCGGGGAGTGCTGGAAGAATCAGACAAACTTGCTGATTTACACACCGAGGTTGGCGACAAACTGGTCAACAACGTTACAACATCAATCAAACAATGGCAAAAGGAAAACTATCACAAGTCCATGATGCACTTCAAGGAAACAAAAGAACTTGACGATCAGTTCAAAAAG GTACAAAAACCGTGGGAGAAGAAGTTGAACAAAGTGCTAACAGCAAAGAAAGATTACCATGCAGCATGTAGAAATGAGAAGAGTACAGCAAATCAGGAAAATAACGCACGGGCTGACACTGCCATGTCATCAGATCAG ATTGAGTCGGGCACGGCTTCACCACGG TTAAAGAAGTTGCAAGAGAAGTTGAAAAAATGTCAGATAGAGGTAGAATCAACTCAGGAGAAATACAACGCCTGCTTGAATGATCTGAATGGATATAACTCAAAATATATAGAAGATATGACTGAG GTGTTTGAAAAATGTCAAGCTTTTGAGAGACAAAGAATAGATTTTTTCAAGAAgataatgtttgatattcatcaaTGTTTAGACCTCTCTGTAGATTCAAG ATATTCATCAGTATACACAACGCTCCATTCCACAATAAGTAATACAGATGCAGACAAAGATCTCCGCTGGTGGTCAAACAATCATGGTGCTGATATGGCTATGGCTTGGCCAGTATTTGAG GTACCAACAACTGGCAAGGTTACCAAGAAAAAACGACAGTATGATGCAGGGCTGATAGCAAAGGCATATGAGGATGTAGTCAGTTCTGGGATGTCTGTGTACAAGGCAGCCAGGTTATACGGTATACCAGAGTCCACTCTACGTGATAGAACCCTGGGTATCCAGCCAGTGACAGGGGAGAAAGAAAACCTGCCTAGCTGTGGACCATCTCCTATATTCACTGCACAGGAGGAGCAGAAATTAGTCGAACATAGCAGTGATATGGCAAGCATTGGGTATGGTTACACCCGTGCTGAATTTCTCAGCTTGGCATTTGAATGGGCTGTGACATTAGGAAGAAAAAAACAGAGTGACCCTGAGTTTGCTGCATCATGGTATACAGGATTCAAGAGACGGAACCCGGACTTTACTTTAGCTAAACCCCAACGGAGATCCATAGGTACTGCAAAGACTGCTCCATCTACAATTTCTATTGGAAGCACAGGTGAGGAAGAACAGTCCATCAGTGACAATCTTGAACCTGCTGAGCATGTATCATTCTTTGACagtaagaaaatattgaaagtgCTGGAGACTTCAGAGGGTACAAGAAAGAGGAGAGCTACCATCACGTGTGATTTATCATCGCCATCAAAGAAGATGTTGATGACTCCAGTTGAAATTGAAGTCACCATAAAAGACAAAAATGTATTAGAATTACCTGGTCCATCTGGGGAGAAAGATGTGCCAAAGAAAAGCACAAAGAGAGTACAAAAAGCACCGTTGTCACCAATCCCTGGTCCATCTGGTGACAGTAACAGTTTGGAGTCAGAGGAAGACCTTGATAGTGAGGATATCACTGAAAAGGACCTGTGTTGCGTTTGTGGAAAGTTCACGCCAGAGCCCATGAACATGACGGACACGTTGGAACTTGTACAGTGGGGACAATGTGATAAGTGTGGTCACTGGACACACCTTAAATACTGTTGTAATGTGAAAATTTTGAGGAAACATGAGGAATTCTTGTGTCACCACTGTGTTTAA
- the LOC123537616 gene encoding antigen EM13-like isoform X3 has product MASIIRRLSNAERGKVARVSQEPSSDTGVISEMSINNGDEPVQASSDSFWEVGKYARTVTRIDNGYKLCSSLKQLITSRAEIEKAYAKQLSQWSKKWNDFLDKGPEYGTTQGAWRGVLEESDKLADLHTEVGDKLVNNVTTSIKQWQKENYHKSMMHFKETKELDDQFKKVQKPWEKKLNKVLTAKKDYHAACRNEKSTANQENNARADTAMSSDQLKKLQEKLKKCQIEVESTQEKYNACLNDLNGYNSKYIEDMTEVFEKCQAFERQRIDFFKKIMFDIHQCLDLSVDSRYSSVYTTLHSTISNTDADKDLRWWSNNHGADMAMAWPVFEVPTTGKVTKKKRQYDAGLIAKAYEDVVSSGMSVYKAARLYGIPESTLRDRTLGIQPVTGEKENLPSCGPSPIFTAQEEQKLVEHSSDMASIGYGYTRAEFLSLAFEWAVTLGRKKQSDPEFAASWYTGFKRRNPDFTLAKPQRRSIGTAKTAPSTISIGSTGEEEQSISDNLEPAEHVSFFDSKKILKVLETSEGTRKRRATITCDLSSPSKKMLMTPVEIEVTIKDKNVLELPGPSGEKDVPKKSTKRVQKAPLSPIPGPSGDSNSLESEEDLDSEDITEKDLCCVCGKFTPEPMNMTDTLELVQWGQCDKCGHWTHLKYCCNVKILRKHEEFLCHHCV; this is encoded by the exons AGGTAAAGTTGCTCGAGTATCTCAGGAACCTTCATCAGATACTGGCGTGATTAGCGAAATGTCGATAAACAACGGGGACGAGCCTGTACAGGCGTCCAGTGACAGCTTCTGGGAAGTGGGAAAATATGCTAGAACTGTGACCAGAATTGACAATGGATATAAACTTTGTAGTAGTTTAAAACAGTTAATTACCTCACGAGCTGAGATTGAAAAAGCTTATGCTAAACAATTATCACAGTGGTCAAAAAAATGGAATGATTTCTTGGATAAAG GTCCAGAGTATGGTACAACACAAGGCGCATGGCGGGGAGTGCTGGAAGAATCAGACAAACTTGCTGATTTACACACCGAGGTTGGCGACAAACTGGTCAACAACGTTACAACATCAATCAAACAATGGCAAAAGGAAAACTATCACAAGTCCATGATGCACTTCAAGGAAACAAAAGAACTTGACGATCAGTTCAAAAAG GTACAAAAACCGTGGGAGAAGAAGTTGAACAAAGTGCTAACAGCAAAGAAAGATTACCATGCAGCATGTAGAAATGAGAAGAGTACAGCAAATCAGGAAAATAACGCACGGGCTGACACTGCCATGTCATCAGATCAG TTAAAGAAGTTGCAAGAGAAGTTGAAAAAATGTCAGATAGAGGTAGAATCAACTCAGGAGAAATACAACGCCTGCTTGAATGATCTGAATGGATATAACTCAAAATATATAGAAGATATGACTGAG GTGTTTGAAAAATGTCAAGCTTTTGAGAGACAAAGAATAGATTTTTTCAAGAAgataatgtttgatattcatcaaTGTTTAGACCTCTCTGTAGATTCAAG ATATTCATCAGTATACACAACGCTCCATTCCACAATAAGTAATACAGATGCAGACAAAGATCTCCGCTGGTGGTCAAACAATCATGGTGCTGATATGGCTATGGCTTGGCCAGTATTTGAG GTACCAACAACTGGCAAGGTTACCAAGAAAAAACGACAGTATGATGCAGGGCTGATAGCAAAGGCATATGAGGATGTAGTCAGTTCTGGGATGTCTGTGTACAAGGCAGCCAGGTTATACGGTATACCAGAGTCCACTCTACGTGATAGAACCCTGGGTATCCAGCCAGTGACAGGGGAGAAAGAAAACCTGCCTAGCTGTGGACCATCTCCTATATTCACTGCACAGGAGGAGCAGAAATTAGTCGAACATAGCAGTGATATGGCAAGCATTGGGTATGGTTACACCCGTGCTGAATTTCTCAGCTTGGCATTTGAATGGGCTGTGACATTAGGAAGAAAAAAACAGAGTGACCCTGAGTTTGCTGCATCATGGTATACAGGATTCAAGAGACGGAACCCGGACTTTACTTTAGCTAAACCCCAACGGAGATCCATAGGTACTGCAAAGACTGCTCCATCTACAATTTCTATTGGAAGCACAGGTGAGGAAGAACAGTCCATCAGTGACAATCTTGAACCTGCTGAGCATGTATCATTCTTTGACagtaagaaaatattgaaagtgCTGGAGACTTCAGAGGGTACAAGAAAGAGGAGAGCTACCATCACGTGTGATTTATCATCGCCATCAAAGAAGATGTTGATGACTCCAGTTGAAATTGAAGTCACCATAAAAGACAAAAATGTATTAGAATTACCTGGTCCATCTGGGGAGAAAGATGTGCCAAAGAAAAGCACAAAGAGAGTACAAAAAGCACCGTTGTCACCAATCCCTGGTCCATCTGGTGACAGTAACAGTTTGGAGTCAGAGGAAGACCTTGATAGTGAGGATATCACTGAAAAGGACCTGTGTTGCGTTTGTGGAAAGTTCACGCCAGAGCCCATGAACATGACGGACACGTTGGAACTTGTACAGTGGGGACAATGTGATAAGTGTGGTCACTGGACACACCTTAAATACTGTTGTAATGTGAAAATTTTGAGGAAACATGAGGAATTCTTGTGTCACCACTGTGTTTAA
- the LOC123537616 gene encoding antigen EM13-like isoform X1 encodes MASIIRRLSNAERGKVARVSQEPSSDTGVISEMSINNGDEPVQASSDSFWEVGKYARTVTRIDNGYKLCSSLKQLITSRAEIEKAYAKQLSQWSKKWNDFLDKGPEYGTTQGAWRGVLEESDKLADLHTEVGDKLVNNVTTSIKQWQKENYHKSMMHFKETKELDDQFKKVQKPWEKKLNKVLTAKKDYHAACRNEKSTANQENNARADTAMSSDQIESGTASPRLKKLQEKLKKCQIEVESTQEKYNACLNDLNGYNSKYIEDMTEVFEKCQAFERQRIDFFKKIMFDIHQCLDLSVDSRYSSVYTTLHSTISNTDADKDLRWWSNNHGADMAMAWPVFEVPTTGKVTKKKRQYDAGLIAKAYEDVVSSGMSVYKAARLYGIPESTLRDRTLGIQPVTGEKENLPSCGPSPIFTAQEEQKLVEHSSDMASIGYGYTRAEFLSLAFEWAVTLGRKKQSDPEFAASWYTGFKRRNPDFTLAKPQRRSIGTAKTAPSTISIGSTGEEEQSISDNLEPAEHVSFFDSKKILKVLETSEGTRKRRATITCDLSSPSKKMLMTPVEIEVTIKDKNVLELPGPSGEKDVPKKSTKRVQKAPLSPIPGPSGDSNSLESEEDLDSEDITEKDLCCVCGKFTPEPMNMTDTLELVQWGQCDKCGHWTHLKYCCNVKILRKHEEFLCHHCV; translated from the exons AGGTAAAGTTGCTCGAGTATCTCAGGAACCTTCATCAGATACTGGCGTGATTAGCGAAATGTCGATAAACAACGGGGACGAGCCTGTACAGGCGTCCAGTGACAGCTTCTGGGAAGTGGGAAAATATGCTAGAACTGTGACCAGAATTGACAATGGATATAAACTTTGTAGTAGTTTAAAACAGTTAATTACCTCACGAGCTGAGATTGAAAAAGCTTATGCTAAACAATTATCACAGTGGTCAAAAAAATGGAATGATTTCTTGGATAAAG GTCCAGAGTATGGTACAACACAAGGCGCATGGCGGGGAGTGCTGGAAGAATCAGACAAACTTGCTGATTTACACACCGAGGTTGGCGACAAACTGGTCAACAACGTTACAACATCAATCAAACAATGGCAAAAGGAAAACTATCACAAGTCCATGATGCACTTCAAGGAAACAAAAGAACTTGACGATCAGTTCAAAAAG GTACAAAAACCGTGGGAGAAGAAGTTGAACAAAGTGCTAACAGCAAAGAAAGATTACCATGCAGCATGTAGAAATGAGAAGAGTACAGCAAATCAGGAAAATAACGCACGGGCTGACACTGCCATGTCATCAGATCAG ATTGAGTCGGGCACGGCTTCACCACGG TTAAAGAAGTTGCAAGAGAAGTTGAAAAAATGTCAGATAGAGGTAGAATCAACTCAGGAGAAATACAACGCCTGCTTGAATGATCTGAATGGATATAACTCAAAATATATAGAAGATATGACTGAG GTGTTTGAAAAATGTCAAGCTTTTGAGAGACAAAGAATAGATTTTTTCAAGAAgataatgtttgatattcatcaaTGTTTAGACCTCTCTGTAGATTCAAG ATATTCATCAGTATACACAACGCTCCATTCCACAATAAGTAATACAGATGCAGACAAAGATCTCCGCTGGTGGTCAAACAATCATGGTGCTGATATGGCTATGGCTTGGCCAGTATTTGAG GTACCAACAACTGGCAAGGTTACCAAGAAAAAACGACAGTATGATGCAGGGCTGATAGCAAAGGCATATGAGGATGTAGTCAGTTCTGGGATGTCTGTGTACAAGGCAGCCAGGTTATACGGTATACCAGAGTCCACTCTACGTGATAGAACCCTGGGTATCCAGCCAGTGACAGGGGAGAAAGAAAACCTGCCTAGCTGTGGACCATCTCCTATATTCACTGCACAGGAGGAGCAGAAATTAGTCGAACATAGCAGTGATATGGCAAGCATTGGGTATGGTTACACCCGTGCTGAATTTCTCAGCTTGGCATTTGAATGGGCTGTGACATTAGGAAGAAAAAAACAGAGTGACCCTGAGTTTGCTGCATCATGGTATACAGGATTCAAGAGACGGAACCCGGACTTTACTTTAGCTAAACCCCAACGGAGATCCATAGGTACTGCAAAGACTGCTCCATCTACAATTTCTATTGGAAGCACAGGTGAGGAAGAACAGTCCATCAGTGACAATCTTGAACCTGCTGAGCATGTATCATTCTTTGACagtaagaaaatattgaaagtgCTGGAGACTTCAGAGGGTACAAGAAAGAGGAGAGCTACCATCACGTGTGATTTATCATCGCCATCAAAGAAGATGTTGATGACTCCAGTTGAAATTGAAGTCACCATAAAAGACAAAAATGTATTAGAATTACCTGGTCCATCTGGGGAGAAAGATGTGCCAAAGAAAAGCACAAAGAGAGTACAAAAAGCACCGTTGTCACCAATCCCTGGTCCATCTGGTGACAGTAACAGTTTGGAGTCAGAGGAAGACCTTGATAGTGAGGATATCACTGAAAAGGACCTGTGTTGCGTTTGTGGAAAGTTCACGCCAGAGCCCATGAACATGACGGACACGTTGGAACTTGTACAGTGGGGACAATGTGATAAGTGTGGTCACTGGACACACCTTAAATACTGTTGTAATGTGAAAATTTTGAGGAAACATGAGGAATTCTTGTGTCACCACTGTGTTTAA
- the LOC123537616 gene encoding antigen EM13-like isoform X2 has product MVLEGGKVARVSQEPSSDTGVISEMSINNGDEPVQASSDSFWEVGKYARTVTRIDNGYKLCSSLKQLITSRAEIEKAYAKQLSQWSKKWNDFLDKGPEYGTTQGAWRGVLEESDKLADLHTEVGDKLVNNVTTSIKQWQKENYHKSMMHFKETKELDDQFKKVQKPWEKKLNKVLTAKKDYHAACRNEKSTANQENNARADTAMSSDQIESGTASPRLKKLQEKLKKCQIEVESTQEKYNACLNDLNGYNSKYIEDMTEVFEKCQAFERQRIDFFKKIMFDIHQCLDLSVDSRYSSVYTTLHSTISNTDADKDLRWWSNNHGADMAMAWPVFEVPTTGKVTKKKRQYDAGLIAKAYEDVVSSGMSVYKAARLYGIPESTLRDRTLGIQPVTGEKENLPSCGPSPIFTAQEEQKLVEHSSDMASIGYGYTRAEFLSLAFEWAVTLGRKKQSDPEFAASWYTGFKRRNPDFTLAKPQRRSIGTAKTAPSTISIGSTGEEEQSISDNLEPAEHVSFFDSKKILKVLETSEGTRKRRATITCDLSSPSKKMLMTPVEIEVTIKDKNVLELPGPSGEKDVPKKSTKRVQKAPLSPIPGPSGDSNSLESEEDLDSEDITEKDLCCVCGKFTPEPMNMTDTLELVQWGQCDKCGHWTHLKYCCNVKILRKHEEFLCHHCV; this is encoded by the exons AGGTAAAGTTGCTCGAGTATCTCAGGAACCTTCATCAGATACTGGCGTGATTAGCGAAATGTCGATAAACAACGGGGACGAGCCTGTACAGGCGTCCAGTGACAGCTTCTGGGAAGTGGGAAAATATGCTAGAACTGTGACCAGAATTGACAATGGATATAAACTTTGTAGTAGTTTAAAACAGTTAATTACCTCACGAGCTGAGATTGAAAAAGCTTATGCTAAACAATTATCACAGTGGTCAAAAAAATGGAATGATTTCTTGGATAAAG GTCCAGAGTATGGTACAACACAAGGCGCATGGCGGGGAGTGCTGGAAGAATCAGACAAACTTGCTGATTTACACACCGAGGTTGGCGACAAACTGGTCAACAACGTTACAACATCAATCAAACAATGGCAAAAGGAAAACTATCACAAGTCCATGATGCACTTCAAGGAAACAAAAGAACTTGACGATCAGTTCAAAAAG GTACAAAAACCGTGGGAGAAGAAGTTGAACAAAGTGCTAACAGCAAAGAAAGATTACCATGCAGCATGTAGAAATGAGAAGAGTACAGCAAATCAGGAAAATAACGCACGGGCTGACACTGCCATGTCATCAGATCAG ATTGAGTCGGGCACGGCTTCACCACGG TTAAAGAAGTTGCAAGAGAAGTTGAAAAAATGTCAGATAGAGGTAGAATCAACTCAGGAGAAATACAACGCCTGCTTGAATGATCTGAATGGATATAACTCAAAATATATAGAAGATATGACTGAG GTGTTTGAAAAATGTCAAGCTTTTGAGAGACAAAGAATAGATTTTTTCAAGAAgataatgtttgatattcatcaaTGTTTAGACCTCTCTGTAGATTCAAG ATATTCATCAGTATACACAACGCTCCATTCCACAATAAGTAATACAGATGCAGACAAAGATCTCCGCTGGTGGTCAAACAATCATGGTGCTGATATGGCTATGGCTTGGCCAGTATTTGAG GTACCAACAACTGGCAAGGTTACCAAGAAAAAACGACAGTATGATGCAGGGCTGATAGCAAAGGCATATGAGGATGTAGTCAGTTCTGGGATGTCTGTGTACAAGGCAGCCAGGTTATACGGTATACCAGAGTCCACTCTACGTGATAGAACCCTGGGTATCCAGCCAGTGACAGGGGAGAAAGAAAACCTGCCTAGCTGTGGACCATCTCCTATATTCACTGCACAGGAGGAGCAGAAATTAGTCGAACATAGCAGTGATATGGCAAGCATTGGGTATGGTTACACCCGTGCTGAATTTCTCAGCTTGGCATTTGAATGGGCTGTGACATTAGGAAGAAAAAAACAGAGTGACCCTGAGTTTGCTGCATCATGGTATACAGGATTCAAGAGACGGAACCCGGACTTTACTTTAGCTAAACCCCAACGGAGATCCATAGGTACTGCAAAGACTGCTCCATCTACAATTTCTATTGGAAGCACAGGTGAGGAAGAACAGTCCATCAGTGACAATCTTGAACCTGCTGAGCATGTATCATTCTTTGACagtaagaaaatattgaaagtgCTGGAGACTTCAGAGGGTACAAGAAAGAGGAGAGCTACCATCACGTGTGATTTATCATCGCCATCAAAGAAGATGTTGATGACTCCAGTTGAAATTGAAGTCACCATAAAAGACAAAAATGTATTAGAATTACCTGGTCCATCTGGGGAGAAAGATGTGCCAAAGAAAAGCACAAAGAGAGTACAAAAAGCACCGTTGTCACCAATCCCTGGTCCATCTGGTGACAGTAACAGTTTGGAGTCAGAGGAAGACCTTGATAGTGAGGATATCACTGAAAAGGACCTGTGTTGCGTTTGTGGAAAGTTCACGCCAGAGCCCATGAACATGACGGACACGTTGGAACTTGTACAGTGGGGACAATGTGATAAGTGTGGTCACTGGACACACCTTAAATACTGTTGTAATGTGAAAATTTTGAGGAAACATGAGGAATTCTTGTGTCACCACTGTGTTTAA